Proteins found in one Primulina eburnea isolate SZY01 chromosome 16, ASM2296580v1, whole genome shotgun sequence genomic segment:
- the LOC140816131 gene encoding uncharacterized protein has product MKDAETMYKIKRLEKLVEDQFKEIQMLKQMCCQSDGMVTKNVVGGRVDCEVNVGKKDDNNVSFEDFDNDLDGYNGFHDFGVVQNVIKGDGVGLTEVDVEVNKVHTEESSREIIDESNDVNCVSGSNDTVSNVISSIVKNVLTRTNRVKKRKPDMFDTPPSSTPRRKTKAIVECKEYTVLSDEVSWQAAELTLKVEEYTVDLLS; this is encoded by the exons ATGAAAGATGCAGAAACAATGTACAAAATTAAGAGATTGGAAAAACTTGTTGAAGACCAATTCAAAGAGATTCAAATGCTTAAACAAATGTGTTGTCAATCTGATGGAATGGTGACAAAGAATGTTGTTGGTGGTCGGGTAGATTGTGAGGTGAATGTTGGAAAAAAGGACGATAACAATGTTTCGTTTGAAGATTTTGACAACGATTTAGATGGATACAATGGATTCCATGATTTTGGTGTCGTTCAAAATGTGATTAAAGGCGACGGTGTTGGTTTAACTGAGGTGGATGTGGAAGTAAATAAGGTTCACACAGAGGAGTCTTCGAGAGAGATAATAGATGAAAGTAATGATGTTAATTGTGTATCTGGCTCAAATGACACAGTTAGTAATGTTATATCTTCAATTGTTAAGAATGTACTTACAAGAACTAATCGTGTGAAAAAGAGAAAGCCAGACATGTTTGACACTCCTCCAAGTTCCACCCCAAGACGCAAAACAAAGGCCATTGTAGAATGCAAAGAGTACACTGTACTTAGTGATGAGGTATCAT GgcaggctgctgagctgacacttaAGGTGGAGGAatatactgtggacctcctcTCCTAA